GGCGCCGATCAAGCGCGTCTGTGGCACGAATACGCCTATGCCCTATGCCCCTGAGCTGGAGCAGTTTGTCATTCCCGATGAGGAGCGCATCGCCGCCGGGGTGCGCGAGGTGATGCGCAACGCGGTACGCAGCGCATCGGGTAGCTGATGTCAGGGCAGCCGCGGCGCCTGACTAGCCAGGCCATGATGGGCGCGAGGCGCCGCAATGGATGGGCGAGGAAGAAAGGAGTCAGCCGCTATGGCAGAAACCATTGCCATGCCGAAGTGGGGCCTGACGATGGAAGAGGGGACCATCGTCGAGTGGATGGTCGGCGAGGGCGATACGGTCCAGAAAGGGGATGTGCTGGCAGTCGTGGAGACCGAGAAGACCTCTGTCGAGCTGACATCGCCTTTTAGCGGCGTGGTGGCCCGCGTCCTGGTGGCCGATGGGGAGACGGTCCCGGTGGGCACGCCGCTGCTGATCCTGGCCAGCAGCCAGGAGGAGGCCGCTCAGCTCCGCTGACGGCGCGCGAGTCTTCCTCTCCTGGCCCGCTCTCTGGGGAGAGGCCACTGCCGGCGAGCGCTTCGACGTGGGGAGCAAGGAGCGCCCGCCAGAGTCTGTACGTCTTGCGGGGAGTCATATTAAGATATATCTGCTAAGGAGTATAACCGCATATGAGACTACACAGATAGAGGAATCTCAGAGATGAGTAAAACTGAAGCGGAAGCGGCTATCAGGCCACTTCATTTGTCCACCGCGCGCAGCAGCGCAGCCGAGCAGTTACGGCAACTGATCGAGGGCGGCCATTTTGCCCCTGGCGATCGCTTGCCCAGTGAGCGCAAGCTGGCGGAGTTGCTGGGTGTCAGCCGCACAATGGTGCGCGAGGCTATCAGTACTCTGGAGGCCATCGGCCTCATCGAGGTGCGCCACGGCAGTGGCAGCTATGTGACCGCGGAAGTGCCTCAACACAGCGTCTCTGCCATGTGGAGTGCCTGGTACATCGCCCATCGTCAGGACTTGATTCACCTGCTCCAGGTACGGGAGGCCCTGGAGAGCAAGGCCGCCGCGTTGGCCGCGCAGCGGGCGCGTCCGGCACTGGTCATGCGGCTGCGCAAAATTCTGGAAAGGATGCGCAGCGCCGGAGAGCAAGGCCAGATCGATGAGGTCTCCGCTCTCGATAGCGAGTTTCACAGCGCTATTGTCAAGGCAAGCGAAAATCCGATCCTCATTCAACTGCTACTGTCGCTCAACGCTGTACTCGATAACGATCGGCTGGTCGTTTTCAGTCTGCCCGACCGTCTCCAGCGCTCGCTGCACGACCACGAGTGCATCATTCGGGCAATCGAGGAGCGTGATCCTCTGGCGGCTCAGGCCGCGCTCCACGAGCACTTTGAGAGTGTCTTGAAGGATGTTGAGTCGCCACGACGGCAGGCTCAGGCTGGTAGCGCGCATAGCCAGGACCAGGAAGGGTCTCAGTCGAAGTCGACGGTCCCTGAGCCTGTTCCGGTCACAGGAGGGCGAGAGCCATGCCAGTCGTGATCATCGAGATGTATCCGGGGCGCACGCCCGAGCAGAAGCGAGCCTTAGTGAAGGCGATCACGGAGGCAATGGTCGAGCATGCTGGGGCACGCCCCGATCATCTGCATGTCATTTTGCACGAGGTCGCACCGGAAAACTGGGCCCTGGCCGGGCGCCTGGGGACTGAACGCGACTCGGCCAGCGGCCTCCCCGGCAGCGGTGGCGACACGCCATCTACGCCGGAGAAAGGAGGAGGCTAATGGCGACGATTCGCGGAGTCTCCCATCTCTTGTTGCAGACCAGCGATCTGGCCCGCGCTGAGCGCTTCTATGTGGAGGTGCTCGGCTTCCATGTGCGCGAGCGCACGACCTTCCGCGATGGGCGCCCGCTGGTGGTCATGCACGAGGGGCTGGGCCTGACCGAGCTGACCGAGGAGGGGAAGCGTCTCCGCCAGGAAGCGGGCCAGAGTTTAGAGCATGTGGCTTTTCGCGTCGAGAATATCGCTCAGCTTGAGCACGAGCTGCGCGCCGCTGGGGTGAAGATTGTCGATGGACCCAAGCCAACCGCTTACGGGACTTCGCTCTATTTTCTCGACCCCGACGGCGTCCGCATCGAGTGCCACGATTAGGTCGCTGCCAGTCGACCAGACCGAACGCCGACCGCGACGCCCATCCAGCGTTAGCGGCGGTGGGCGGTATGGCCCGTATCATTCGGTCAGCCTGTATTGGAGGCAACCTGATGGGTAGACAATCGGCTTCCCGTCAGGAAGGTTTTCCCGTTCCCGTGCCGGCTCGCCGGCTACAGAGAGGGCAGTCACTGGGTGGCTGCTGCATATTAGCTCCATAACAGGGCTTAAGACAAGAAACAGGCAAACTGCACAAATTATGCACAATGTCCCTCCTGTGGAGCAACGCCGCTCCCGCGCGAAGAGAAGGGCAGGGTGCAGCCTATTGAGGAACAGCTCTATGTCCAGCGAGATTATTGTCAGGCAGCGCGCCGCCATGCAGGAGCGCGGGCTAGACGCACTGGTCATTGCCTCGCCCGAGAACATCGCTTATACAGCGGATGTTGTCGTACCATCGCAGACCATTGTGCGCCATCGCCTGGTCTACTGTCTGGTGCCACTGCAGGGCGAACCTGAAATCATTGTCGTTGATATCGAGGAGAGCTTTGTCAGAGGCACAGCCTCGATTGCTTCGGTCATAGCCTACAACGAATTTACCGAAGATCCTACGCGCCTGTTAGCCGAGCGTTTGCGCGCCGCCGGTCTGGCTCAAGGGCGCATCGGTCTTGAACTTACCGCCATCGCGCAGAAGAGCTACGAAACACTGCGCGAGGCCCTGCCACGGGCGACGTTTGTGGCCAGCGACGCGCTGCTGAGCGAGTTGCGGATGATCAAGACGCCGGGGGAGCTGGCGAAGTTGCGCGCTGTTGGCAAGGCGGCGGAGCGGGCGGCCCGTCAGGCTTTCGAGCAGGCGCGCGTCGGTATGACTGAGATGGAGCTGGGCCAGTTGATCACCGACGCCTATCTGGCCAACGGCGGCGATCGTCTGACGATGCTGGTCGTCGGCGCAGGCGAGCGCAGTGGTCTGGCCAATGCGGCTCCGACGCGCCGTCCTCTGCGCGGCGGCGACCTGGTACGCATCGATGTCATTGGCACCGGCCAGTGCTACTATTCCGATGTGGCGCGGACCGCTGTCGTCGGGAAGGCCAGTGAGGAGCAGCTACGTACCTGGTCGCATATGGTGGAGGCCCGCAAGGCTGCTCTCGATGGTATTCGTCCCGGCCAGAGTACGCGCGCCCTCTACCAGCGCTACGCGGCCCAGATGGAGCGCTGGGGTCTCCCTCCGATCAAATTCCTTGGGCATGGTCTGGGCCTGACCCTCCACGAGGAGCCGTATCTTGGCCCCTATACCGATATCACCTTGCAGCCGGGCATGGTCCTTTGCATCGAGCCGCTCTGCTGGTATCCCGATCGCTGGGGCGTGCAATACGAGGATGAGCTGATCGTGACGGAGGACGGCTACGAGCTGATTACGGATCAGTATGATGCTTCGGAGCTGTTCGTGATCCCCGCTTGAAAGGACGAGCAGACCGGTGAAGATTACTGGTTATCGCTGCTATCTGGTGACCTTGCCGTCGCGCCGGGTCCATAACTGGGCGAGTAAGATGGAGACGCCGATCGGGAGCCATCTCCTGCTGCGCCTGGAGACCGATGAGGGCTTGATCGGCTGGGGTGAGGCGCCGGCCATCGCGACCTGGGGCGGCGCTCATATGACCTATTTCGGCGAGACGCCGCGGACGGTGCACCACATCATCGCCGATTATCTGTTCCCGGTCATCGTCGGCCACTCGCCGTTAGAGATCGGCCCGCTGCATGCGGCGATGGATCGGGTGGTCAAGGGCCATCCCTATGCGAAGGCGGCGGTTGATATGGCGCTCTACGATCTGGCCGGTCAGGCGCTGGGGGTGCCGGTCTACCAGCTGCTCGGCGGGGCTTATCGCGATCGCCTGCCGATCGCTCACAGCCTGGGTATTATGGAGAACCGTCAGGCGGTGGCAGAGGCCGAGCGCGCGGTCGCCGAGGGTGCGCGCACCATTAAGGCCAAGACGGGTCTTGATCCGGCGCGCGACATCGAGCTGGTGCGCCTGCTGCGCGAGGCTCTGGGTCCTGGAATTCAGATTCGCGTCGATGCCAACGAGGGCTATCGCTCGGTGAGTGAGGCGGTCCGGGTGACACGCGCGATGCAGTCCTTCGATCTGGCCTTCACCGAGCAGCCGGTGGCTGATGTTGAGGCGCTCGCTCTCATTGCGCGTCAGGTGGCGGTGCCGGTGATGGCGGACGAGAGCGCCTGGACACCGCAGGATATTCTGCGCATTCACGCCTTGCAGGCTGCTGAGCTGATCTCGCTCTACGTCACCAAGCCAGGGGGCCTCTTCCGCGCGCGCGAGGTGGCGGCGGTCGCCGAGGCTGTTGGCCTGCGCTGCGATATCGGTGGCTCGATCGAGATGGGTGTGGGCAATGCGGCGAATCTGCACCTGGGAGCGGCGACGCGCATTGCTGAGCTGGCCAGCGTCTGCCCGGTGAGTCGTCCGGCGGAGGCTCTGGATGGGCAGATCGCTGGAGTCTATTATCTCGACGATATTATCAGCGAACCTCTGGCCTACGAGGATGGCGCGGTGCTGGTTCCGCAGAGGCCGGGCCTGGGGGTGCAGGTTGATGAGCGCAAGCTGGCGAAGTATGCCGTGGCGCTCTGACCCTCTTTGAGCTATCGACATGCCGTGCGGCCTCACGGCTGGACGCGGGCGCCAGGCAGGGCCGGCTGCAGATGGGAGCGCACTCGCCGGCCCAGTCCGCTCGTATGGCTGGAGGGATGATCAAGCTGAAAGGAGCGCGTTGAGGATGGCAACCATTGCAGTGCTCGGCGGAGGCAATGGGGGCTTCGCCGCTGCCGCTCATCTCACTGCTCTCGGTGAGCGAGTTCACCTGTACAGCCGTTCAGCGGAGACGCTGCGGGTGGCGCGCGAGCGCGGCGGTATTGCCTACAGTGGCGCTGCTGGCGAGGGTCTGGCGCCGGTGGCCTGTCTGACCAACGACCTGGCCGAGGCGCTGGCTGGGGCTGAGCTGGTGATGCTCTGCGTGCCGGCCACGGCCTTCGCCGATCTGGCGCGGGCCCTCGCGCCCTTGCTGGCCCAGGCCGGCGGGCCGCCCTTGCTACTCAATCCCGGCAATACTGGCGGCAGCCTGGTCTTCCGCCGCTTGCTCATCGAGGCCGGCTGTGCTGACCCGCCGCCTATCGCTGAGACCAATACGCTGACCTACATTTGCCGGAAGCAGGGTGAGGGAGAGGTCTATATTTCTTCACTGGTGCAGCACGTGCGTCTGGCCACCCTGCCGGCTTCGGCGGTCGAGACGCTTTGGCCGCTGCTGAGCCGCCTCTATCCCTCGCTGCGACCGGTGGAGCATGTGCTGGTGACGGCCCTGAGCAACGTCAATGCAGTGCTGCACCCGCCAGGGATGGTGTTGAGTGCGGCCTGGATCGAGCACAGCGGCGGCGATTTTCGCTACTACTACGACGCTGGCACGCCGGCGGTGGCCCAGGTGATGGCCGACCTTGACCGCGAGCGCCTGGCCGTGGCCGCGGCCTGGGGCCTGGCTTTGGAGCCTTTTCCCAAGCTGTTCGCCGATCTCGGCTCGACTTCGCCGGAGGCGGGGGCCAGCGGCTCGTTTCTACGCATGTTGCGTGAAAGTGCCCCCAATCAATTTATTAAGGCGCCCGCCAGCCTGGATAGCCGCTATCTGCATGAGGATATTCCCTTTGGTCTGGTGCCGATGAGCGAGCTGGGGCGGGCCTTGGGTGTGGCGACGCCGGTCATGGACGCGCTGGTGACGTTGGCCTCTTCTATGAACCGGCGCGATTACCGGGCTACGGGCTGGGGACTGGCGCGTTTGGGTCTGCCGCCTGTGCGTGAGGCGGCGCTGGCGTTGCTCCGCTGAAGAGGACGGCCAACGGGCAGCAAGCCGGGACCAGGGCGGCGCTCACCCCTGCGCGCTGGTCCTGGTTGGAGCGGCGCGCAGAGCACTGAATGCGGGATCGTCTCACACTATGGAGCAGCTTATGATGGGAGCAGCAGCAGCAGGCAATGAGAGAGGCGAAGAGCGACCTGGACTGAGCGGACTGCAGGTCGCCGTGATCGGAGGCGATGGGCGCGAGCTGGAGGTGTTGAAAGGTCTGCTGGCCGAGGGGGCTAGCGTGCGGGCCTGCGGCTGTCCGCCGGCGGCAGCCGAGATCATGGGGTGGCCCCAGTGCCGGACGCTGGCCGAGGCCATTGCCGGCAGCGATGTCATCATTGCTCCGGTGCCGGTGATCGCCCCGGATGGGAGCCTCTACGCGCCTCAGTGGCCGGAGCCGCTTTTTTTGGATGCGACGGCCCTGGCCGAGGCGAAGCCGGGGGCGCTTTTGTTGATCGGTACCAGTACGCCGCAGTTGAATGCGCTGGCGCAAGAGCGCGGCTTGCGCATTCAGGAGTACGGCGATGACGATGAGCTGATGATTCTGCGGGCGCCGACGATTGCTGAGGGGGCCATCGGTCTGACCATCGCCAATACGGAGGTATCCATCCACGATGCCCAGGCGCTGGTGGTTGGCTTCGGGCGCATCGGCTTTACGTTGACGCGGCTGTTGCTGAATATGGGGGCTCATGTGCGTGTGGCGGCGCGTAATCCGGTGCAGCGCGCGCGGGCCTGGGAGTTGGGAGCGCGTCCTCTGCCGCTGGAGGAGCTGGCGACGGCGGTGGCTGACTGTGATATGGTCTTCAATACGGTGCCGGCCCTGGTGCTGACACGCGCGGTGCTGGAGCAGATGCGACGCGATGTTTTTGTGCTGGATATCGCTTCGGCCCCGGGGGGCACTGATTTTGAGGCGGCGCGCGAGCTGGGCATCAAGGCGATGCTGGGGCGTGGTCTTGGCAGCCGGGCCCCGCGGACCGCCGGACGCAGTCAGTGGCAGGGACTGCGTAAGCTGATTTTGGCAGCTCTGCCCAGCCTGCGACGAGGTGAGAGGCATGGCTGATTTACTGCTGCGTCGGGCGCGCCTGGCGTTGGAGCAGGTCGCCGGGCCTGACCCTGTGGATATTTTGATTCGCTCCGGTCAGATCGCGGCTCTGGCTCCCAGCCCGACGGTCGCCGAGAGCGACATTCCTGTCCTCGATGTGGCTGGACGCCTGGTGCTGCCGGGCCTGGTTGAGGGCCACATTCACCTTGATAAGGCTCTGACCCGCGATCGCATTCTCAATCGCTCGGGGACGCTGGCCGAGGCCATCCGCTGCAATCTGACGCTGTCGTCGAGCGTCAGCGAGGAGGATATTGTGGAGCGGGCGACGGCCACGGCACTGTGGGCCCTGCGCTGCGGGACGACGATGCTGCGCACCCACGTCAATGTCGATCCGCAGATCGAGCTGCGCGGCCTCCATGCCCTGCTGCGGGTGCGCGAGCGGCTGCGCTCGTTGCTGGATATTGAGATTGTAGCCCTGCCCAATCGCTTGCTGGGAGAGCAGGGACGGCGCGGGCGCGAGCTGCTGGCGGCAGCCCTGGAGGAGGGGGCCGATGCGATTGGCGGTACTCCGCTAGTCGAGGAGGATCAGCGTGGGTTGATCGACGAGGTTTTTCGTCTGGCCCGGCGCTATGGCCGTCCTCTGGATCTGCACATCGATGAGTCGGAGTCGCCTGTCGATTTCGTGCTGCCCTATCTGGCGGAGCGCACGCTGCAGGAGGGCTACGAGGGTCGGGTGGTGGCCGGTCATTGTTGCTCGCTGGCGGCGGTTGACGATGCCACCGCGGCGCGCACCATCGAGCTGGTGGCGCAGGCGCGCATCGCGGTAGCGACTTTGCCGGCGACCAATCTCTACCTGCAGGGTCGTCGTGATCGCCAGCCGATTCGCCGCGGGATCACGCGCGTCAAGGAGCTGCTGGCGGCGGGGGTGACGGTCTTCTGTGGCTCGGACAACATCAAGGATATGTTTAACCCCTTTGGCAGCCCCGATCTGCTTCAGATGGCGCAGCTGCTTGGCTATGTCGCGCAAATGGGCAGCCCCGAGGAACAGCGCTGGCTGCTGGAGAGCATTACGACGCAGGCGGCTACAGCACTGGGTCGGCAGGCCGGGCTAGGTGTGGGAGAGCCTGCCGATCTGGTGGTGCTTGACTGCCAGCGTCGCGAGGATATTCTATCGGATCTGCCCGCCCGTCTCTATGTGATCAAGCGCGGGCGCATCGTCTGGTCAACCCCTGGGGCTGGACTTGATCCGCTGGCGCAGGAGGCGCGTTGAGTTGGCCAGGATGCCCAGGTCGGGCAGGGACTGCGCCGCGGCGGCGACGATGGGCGGGAGCAGTCCCCAGGCGGCCAGGCTCAGCCCGAGCAGGTTGTAGAGCAGAGTGAAGACCAGGTTGAGCCGCACAACGCGCATGGTGCGCCGTGCGATTTGCACCAGGGCCGGTAGCAGGCGCCAGTCTTCGCGCAGCAGCGCCACATGGGCCGCTTCGAGGGCGACATCTGTCCCTACCACGCCGAGCGCGACGCCGACGTCGGCCTGCGCCAGGGCCGGAGCATCATTGATGCCGTCTCCTACCATGATGACGCAGTGCCCCTGCGCCTGATAGGCTTTGACGATGGCGATTTTATCTTCGGGCAGCAGCCGGGCGCGATAGCTGATTCCCAGTGGACCCGCCAGGCTGGCGGCGGCCTCCTCATGATCGCCGGTCAGCAGTTCAATCGACTGGAAGCCAAGGGCGCGCAGTTGGGCCAGGGCCTCCACCACCTCGGGACGCAGTCTATCGCTGGCCGCCAGGATGCCGATCAGCGCTCCCTCGCAAGAGACAAAGAGCAGGCTTTTGCCCGCCGCGGCCAGGTTTCGGGCCTCAGCGGGCTGCTGTCCCTCTGGCAGCAGGGAAGCATTGCCCACGCTCACCAGGCGGCCCTCGATGCTGGCGCGGACGCCCCGTCCTGGCAGCACTTCGAAGGTCTCGGGATCGCTCAGAGCCACCCCTTCGTCGCGTGCTGCTTGCCGTACGGCCTCGGCCAGCGGATGCTCCGAGTAGCGTTCGGCGCTGGCGGCCAGGTGCAGCAGCTGCTGGCGTGTCATCCCTGCTAACGGGAGCACATCGCAGATCTGCAGGGTGCCGCTGGTGAGCGTTCCTGTCTTATCGATGAGCAGGACATCCGCTTGCGCCAGGCGCTCCAGATGGGCCCCGCCTTTGATCAGCAGGCCGTGCGAGGCGGCGGCAGCGATCGAGGCCAGCATGGCGACCGGCGTCGCCAGCGCCAGCGAGCAGGAGCAGGCCACTACGAGCACTGCCGCCGCGGCCAGTGGATCGCGCCTTAGCAGCAGGGCCAGCAGGGCAACGGCCAGGACAACAGGCAGGAACCAGGCTGAGAAGCGATCGGCCAGGCGTTGCACGGGGGCGCGCTGGGCCTCGGCCTCCTCGACGAGCGCCACAATCCGCGCAAAGGTGGTGTTGCTGCCGGCCCGCGTTGCGCGAATGCGCAGGCTTCCCCCTTGCACGAGGGTGGCAGCAAAGACCCGGCTGCCCGGGGCGGCTTCCAGTGGGAGGGCTTCACCTGTGATGGCAGCCTGGTTGACGGTCGCCTGGCCGGCAACGACCTCGCCATCGACGGGGATGGCCTCACCAGGACGCACGACAACGATTTCGCCAGG
This genomic interval from Thermogemmatispora onikobensis contains the following:
- a CDS encoding DUF2118 domain-containing protein; translated protein: MAETIAMPKWGLTMEEGTIVEWMVGEGDTVQKGDVLAVVETEKTSVELTSPFSGVVARVLVADGETVPVGTPLLILASSQEEAAQLR
- a CDS encoding FadR/GntR family transcriptional regulator; amino-acid sequence: MSKTEAEAAIRPLHLSTARSSAAEQLRQLIEGGHFAPGDRLPSERKLAELLGVSRTMVREAISTLEAIGLIEVRHGSGSYVTAEVPQHSVSAMWSAWYIAHRQDLIHLLQVREALESKAAALAAQRARPALVMRLRKILERMRSAGEQGQIDEVSALDSEFHSAIVKASENPILIQLLLSLNAVLDNDRLVVFSLPDRLQRSLHDHECIIRAIEERDPLAAQAALHEHFESVLKDVESPRRQAQAGSAHSQDQEGSQSKSTVPEPVPVTGGREPCQS
- a CDS encoding 2-hydroxymuconate tautomerase, with product MPVVIIEMYPGRTPEQKRALVKAITEAMVEHAGARPDHLHVILHEVAPENWALAGRLGTERDSASGLPGSGGDTPSTPEKGGG
- a CDS encoding VOC family protein, giving the protein MATIRGVSHLLLQTSDLARAERFYVEVLGFHVRERTTFRDGRPLVVMHEGLGLTELTEEGKRLRQEAGQSLEHVAFRVENIAQLEHELRAAGVKIVDGPKPTAYGTSLYFLDPDGVRIECHD
- a CDS encoding M24 family metallopeptidase — protein: MSSEIIVRQRAAMQERGLDALVIASPENIAYTADVVVPSQTIVRHRLVYCLVPLQGEPEIIVVDIEESFVRGTASIASVIAYNEFTEDPTRLLAERLRAAGLAQGRIGLELTAIAQKSYETLREALPRATFVASDALLSELRMIKTPGELAKLRAVGKAAERAARQAFEQARVGMTEMELGQLITDAYLANGGDRLTMLVVGAGERSGLANAAPTRRPLRGGDLVRIDVIGTGQCYYSDVARTAVVGKASEEQLRTWSHMVEARKAALDGIRPGQSTRALYQRYAAQMERWGLPPIKFLGHGLGLTLHEEPYLGPYTDITLQPGMVLCIEPLCWYPDRWGVQYEDELIVTEDGYELITDQYDASELFVIPA
- a CDS encoding mandelate racemase/muconate lactonizing enzyme family protein gives rise to the protein MKITGYRCYLVTLPSRRVHNWASKMETPIGSHLLLRLETDEGLIGWGEAPAIATWGGAHMTYFGETPRTVHHIIADYLFPVIVGHSPLEIGPLHAAMDRVVKGHPYAKAAVDMALYDLAGQALGVPVYQLLGGAYRDRLPIAHSLGIMENRQAVAEAERAVAEGARTIKAKTGLDPARDIELVRLLREALGPGIQIRVDANEGYRSVSEAVRVTRAMQSFDLAFTEQPVADVEALALIARQVAVPVMADESAWTPQDILRIHALQAAELISLYVTKPGGLFRAREVAAVAEAVGLRCDIGGSIEMGVGNAANLHLGAATRIAELASVCPVSRPAEALDGQIAGVYYLDDIISEPLAYEDGAVLVPQRPGLGVQVDERKLAKYAVAL
- a CDS encoding NAD/NADP octopine/nopaline dehydrogenase family protein encodes the protein MATIAVLGGGNGGFAAAAHLTALGERVHLYSRSAETLRVARERGGIAYSGAAGEGLAPVACLTNDLAEALAGAELVMLCVPATAFADLARALAPLLAQAGGPPLLLNPGNTGGSLVFRRLLIEAGCADPPPIAETNTLTYICRKQGEGEVYISSLVQHVRLATLPASAVETLWPLLSRLYPSLRPVEHVLVTALSNVNAVLHPPGMVLSAAWIEHSGGDFRYYYDAGTPAVAQVMADLDRERLAVAAAWGLALEPFPKLFADLGSTSPEAGASGSFLRMLRESAPNQFIKAPASLDSRYLHEDIPFGLVPMSELGRALGVATPVMDALVTLASSMNRRDYRATGWGLARLGLPPVREAALALLR
- the dpsA gene encoding dipicolinate synthase subunit DpsA: MMGAAAAGNERGEERPGLSGLQVAVIGGDGRELEVLKGLLAEGASVRACGCPPAAAEIMGWPQCRTLAEAIAGSDVIIAPVPVIAPDGSLYAPQWPEPLFLDATALAEAKPGALLLIGTSTPQLNALAQERGLRIQEYGDDDELMILRAPTIAEGAIGLTIANTEVSIHDAQALVVGFGRIGFTLTRLLLNMGAHVRVAARNPVQRARAWELGARPLPLEELATAVADCDMVFNTVPALVLTRAVLEQMRRDVFVLDIASAPGGTDFEAARELGIKAMLGRGLGSRAPRTAGRSQWQGLRKLILAALPSLRRGERHG
- a CDS encoding amidohydrolase family protein, whose protein sequence is MADLLLRRARLALEQVAGPDPVDILIRSGQIAALAPSPTVAESDIPVLDVAGRLVLPGLVEGHIHLDKALTRDRILNRSGTLAEAIRCNLTLSSSVSEEDIVERATATALWALRCGTTMLRTHVNVDPQIELRGLHALLRVRERLRSLLDIEIVALPNRLLGEQGRRGRELLAAALEEGADAIGGTPLVEEDQRGLIDEVFRLARRYGRPLDLHIDESESPVDFVLPYLAERTLQEGYEGRVVAGHCCSLAAVDDATAARTIELVAQARIAVATLPATNLYLQGRRDRQPIRRGITRVKELLAAGVTVFCGSDNIKDMFNPFGSPDLLQMAQLLGYVAQMGSPEEQRWLLESITTQAATALGRQAGLGVGEPADLVVLDCQRREDILSDLPARLYVIKRGRIVWSTPGAGLDPLAQEAR
- a CDS encoding heavy metal translocating P-type ATPase — its product is MEPAGTRRLELMVTGMDCPECAGHVRQALEALPGVHEVSVLLSAEKALLTVDPARVDLPALCQAVERAGYQARPPLLQQKTATSLAEQSQRRLTRTLFTLYGLLFGAVLLLIIVGEWLGLLDRLTDRLPWPIGAGLTLLAGAPIFWDVLQAARRGRIISHTLMSLGVLAALFIGQWPTAAVVVFFMHVGKYSERLTSERSRQALKRLAALAPQQARVIREEEEQVIPVEEVAPGEIVVVRPGEAIPVDGEVVAGQATVNQAAITGEALPLEAAPGSRVFAATLVQGGSLRIRATRAGSNTTFARIVALVEEAEAQRAPVQRLADRFSAWFLPVVLAVALLALLLRRDPLAAAAVLVVACSCSLALATPVAMLASIAAAASHGLLIKGGAHLERLAQADVLLIDKTGTLTSGTLQICDVLPLAGMTRQQLLHLAASAERYSEHPLAEAVRQAARDEGVALSDPETFEVLPGRGVRASIEGRLVSVGNASLLPEGQQPAEARNLAAAGKSLLFVSCEGALIGILAASDRLRPEVVEALAQLRALGFQSIELLTGDHEEAAASLAGPLGISYRARLLPEDKIAIVKAYQAQGHCVIMVGDGINDAPALAQADVGVALGVVGTDVALEAAHVALLREDWRLLPALVQIARRTMRVVRLNLVFTLLYNLLGLSLAAWGLLPPIVAAAAQSLPDLGILANSTRLLRQRIKSSPRG